agagcgaagtagtaaaatctttcaattaaactaaatactttcgatcagagtattttatcatgttttgcatcgctctaacgattcaattacatctgattatataatgtatatatataaagtgGAATGCCCCACATTATAGTACATACTTGTTTTATACCATATTATTGTACAAAGTATTATTGTATTGCTGTTTACCCTTTCGCATACAGTCAACATTAAAATTCATTGCTGAATGATATTGACCTGCACATGCAAAAATATGCTTCTATAAAAcagattttgataaataaaagcacgcaatattatgattatggtttattataattaagtgagTTGTGGTCCTTGTTCTCTGACCATAGCAGTGTGTTTGCGGAATAATTTGCTTGAGTCTACAATATCAGGGTTATTCTCATCTGCAAAGTCATCTAGTCTCTTTCTCAATAGCAGCTTTAGTTTCTCTATACTCTCTTTATCATTTAAAGCAGATATTCCTATAATATCCTCAAAAGATATGCATTTTTCAGGTCTTATTTCTTCTGGAATTTTGTGTAGAATATGTTCTATATTTCTGTATGCttctttaatttcattaaatgtcTGTTCTGCTCCTTCCAAATCCATTTTATTAACAGCTAAGACTGCTGGTTTTTCTAATAATTCTGGATTATAAAGTTCTAATTCCTGGTTCAGTAAAAGTACTGTCTCTAAACAGGATCTTTTTGGATATTTGGGGTTCAACTGAAAACCTTTTACATCAGCTatgaaaagtaataattttgttctttcTACATGCTTAAGAAACATATGGCCGAGCCCTACATTGACGTGGGCTCCTTCTATTAACCCTGGTAAGTCTGCAATTGATATCTGTCTCTTATCTGAATATATCATCACACCTTTGTTGGGTTTGATGGTTGTAAAAGGGTAGTCGGCTATGCGAGGCTTTGCTCTTGATATTGCTTTTAGTAATGAACTTTTTCCGGCATTTGGAAATCCCACTAAACCAATGTCTgcgattaattttaaatctaatcgTATGTGATGTGTTTGACCGAAGTGACCGAGGAAATTGTTCTGCGGAGTGCCGCCAGGGCCGCCTCTCGCTATTATGACAGTGTCGTCCTCATTATCAATCGAGCCCAAAACTTTACCATCCTCTCTATACACAGTAACACCCAATGGAACCTCTAGTTTTACGTCGGTACCTGGATTAccaactatttttgtttttctgctGTCTTCACCGTGTCCGGCAGTGATTGTCTTCCCTCTGTGtttggtcataatatttttgagatTAGCATCTTCTTTTCCCACGCAGTAAATACAGCCTCCTTGCCCGCCTAGTCCTCCAAACTTTGGAAGTCCCGTCCCACCAGTACCGCCTTTAACATGCAATCTCACAGAATCAATAAATTTACTTCGGAGATAGTTCCGAGGTTTTTTGAATTCTTTCGCAAATAGCGTTCGCAATATTAAAACCATTTCTAATGTTATTTGTAACGAAATATGTCTTAGGCactcatgtttatatttttatgttttttggttattttttatctcttttATTTTGCATCTGCTGTTCCTACTTGTTCCATCATTTTTGTCAATACTTTCagcatatattatttaatgataaagTGAGTTTTTGAACTGCATTgcttaatatgtaataaaatatgtatggaaCGTACCGTAAGAATATTGATTTGTATTTGTCATATTAGTAGACATTATTTGTCAGTTGTCTCTTATCATCGGGTTGCCGATATGTttagtaaacattgaaattatgtATCTATAACTCTCtgtgatatttgagtttatcagggctaataattaaaaaagttgttgTAGCAATCTGAAACACAATATGTATTCGCTTGGTATTTTCCTTGTACTTTTATGTCATAATTTAGTTCCTGCAGCCTCCAGTGTAGGTGACCGCTCAAATATGTACCAGAATTGcttaaaattttgcataaagGGCAATTGTACTAATGGTAAGATAACCacgttatattattaaacgGTTTTGTAATTAATGTCTCGCCCTAGCTTTGTAATCTTCATTTAGCAATCATTATTTCAGATGGGTATCGTTTCAGCCCCAAATCTAGTATCCAGCAAGATTTTTGGTGTAAGTTGATAGGCTGGACTTGTTCCGATGAATGCAGGTACATTTGTATGTGGAACACTGTGGAGAAGTTCCAGGCACAGCATGGATATGTGCCTAAATTTCATGGCAAGGTACATACCTTCTGCATAGATCGTATAGCAATATTGGTTAATTTTGATGAATCGACCAGCTCAATCACCATTATGGGCTTTCTGTATCCTATATACAGTACCATTTTCTCAAAGGAAATTATTTTGGCTtgagttttcatttttatagtattaatttaaaaaatatttagctgaTTTTGATTTGTTGCTCAAAAGATCTATAACATTTCAGTGGCCATTTACAAGAATGCTGGGCATGCAAGAGCCGGCGTCAGCCATAGCATCAATGCTAAATTTAGCTACAAATGCATACATGTATGGAAGGATACGTAGTGAGTTCACTGTGAGGAAAGTGCCCATAGTACTCTTTTGGCATGGGTTTGCTCTTgtaagttaataattcattactACTAATGATATCAGAAAtgaataacaaagaaaaaatatatatgtaaataaatttctagTCTTGGGTATAATGTTGAAGAAATGACATAttcttcttactaatatttaatcTATTAACTGCATTACAGCAGTACCAATACTACTCAGAAATGGTTCTTTATTTTAGGCTGAGTaccttatattatgttttataattgccTGTTACCTTGTAGCTACAAAtgccttatttaaaaatacaatattgctTGCACAATACTCTTTGGTTAGATATAAACAAAGAgaccagtggtgaagggtgaaaatttCAAAAGGTAATGTGAGGCAAAACCAAATTgcccttagttaacatatcatggccattttaacagaaaaaaaaacaaagacaaatataaaaaaacctaaaagggaagctgaAGGATGGATGGATGGATGGAGGATGGTGATGGTGATCTGTGGAAggacaataattaaatatttttcaggtGTGCATGAATGCATGGATGTGGTCTACTATATTCCATACAAGAGATACAGATTTTACCGAGTTTATGGATTATGCTTGTGCATTATCTATGGTCATGGGACTCTTTATTGCTGTCATTGTTAGGTGGGTGGAAATGTTGtattatgtaagtttttttttagcaTATAAAGACTGTATTTATTAgaggtttttttaattttttttagaactgATTAGAGGTTCTTGTGGGGCTGTAATTCAGGGAAGATTTTTGGCTTACCATGATGGGTGCCCCTATTATCATGGTCAATATGTTTATGCTGAGTTATATCTACCTAGCTACGGGGTTTCGAATAACAGAGACCTATAACTCTACCAAATTTTTTGATGGGTTTTCGAGAAGAACGCTCATGATTAGCGCCTCACAGATACAGgtgttatgttattttatttttatatgtgcacgtcACAGTGtcaccactgcacctgatggtaagtggagtggggtacaatagaatgtcgactgacaagagattaatgttccctcggcagtcgccacaattgtgccggcctggtggaactggatatacacaggctaatcccgaaTCACGACACACTTCctatggcggtttttaacaccttgtgaacggtggtcgctatccgagcggatataaaatgtatcctactaccagcaaaatttGTTAATCCGGTGTTCcgatatttgaaaacaaatgtTTCGCTACAGGCTGTTCCACAACAGGAGGAAGTTCGCAGCTCTTCTACTCGTATCACCGCTACTGTTCTTCGTGACGCACGCGCAGCGTCTGTACTCAGGGAGAATAGACTACGACCACAACATGAAAGTCAACATATTGTTTGGTAAGAATGAGGAATTAGGCAAACAAGGTGGTAAGTTGACGTGAGGGATTGCTACTGTCTGCCACACACATTGCTAgaggaataatttatttattaggtttttcagcagacttaacactacaattccaataattaaaacattattacttatagttatattgtaagctcaagttaggaaaactcatcATGTGTATTATGATTGGACATATAAAGAACATAATAATCTATGGCTGAAAGATATATATGAgttgataat
This genomic window from Manduca sexta isolate Smith_Timp_Sample1 chromosome 17, JHU_Msex_v1.0, whole genome shotgun sequence contains:
- the LOC115450669 gene encoding GTP-binding protein 10 homolog; protein product: MVLILRTLFAKEFKKPRNYLRSKFIDSVRLHVKGGTGGTGLPKFGGLGGQGGCIYCVGKEDANLKNIMTKHRGKTITAGHGEDSRKTKIVGNPGTDVKLEVPLGVTVYREDGKVLGSIDNEDDTVIIARGGPGGTPQNNFLGHFGQTHHIRLDLKLIADIGLVGFPNAGKSSLLKAISRAKPRIADYPFTTIKPNKGVMIYSDKRQISIADLPGLIEGAHVNVGLGHMFLKHVERTKLLLFIADVKGFQLNPKYPKRSCLETVLLLNQELELYNPELLEKPAVLAVNKMDLEGAEQTFNEIKEAYRNIEHILHKIPEEIRPEKCISFEDIIGISALNDKESIEKLKLLLRKRLDDFADENNPDIVDSSKLFRKHTAMVREQGPQLT
- the LOC115450670 gene encoding post-GPI attachment to proteins factor 3; its protein translation is MYSLGIFLVLLCHNLVPAASSVGDRSNMYQNCLKFCIKGNCTNDGYRFSPKSSIQQDFWCKLIGWTCSDECRYICMWNTVEKFQAQHGYVPKFHGKWPFTRMLGMQEPASAIASMLNLATNAYMYGRIRSEFTVRKVPIVLFWHGFALVCMNAWMWSTIFHTRDTDFTEFMDYACALSMVMGLFIAVIVRLFHNRRKFAALLLVSPLLFFVTHAQRLYSGRIDYDHNMKVNILFGVVGSIIWLCWSFFHYLAGRRYMWRMIAFTLLSGAALSLEVLDFPPNYNFDAHALWHLATVPLPLLFYQFVIDDLRWMQGLDELDLKMA